Proteins encoded within one genomic window of Streptomyces taklimakanensis:
- a CDS encoding peptidoglycan-binding domain-containing protein gives MLPRISARTLAALTAVVGVTVGGLASAGAATAAPAGKPAVTGGSVAPLAVVNLGLTTTEAKKVQRWLTLHWGYSGAIDGQLGTNSWKAMQRWLKAQWGYTGAIDGVVGGGTVTALQWMLKANYGYSGRVDGIAGVGTQAAFKRFANARS, from the coding sequence ATGCTTCCCAGGATTTCCGCGAGAACACTCGCCGCCCTCACCGCGGTCGTCGGCGTCACCGTCGGCGGCCTGGCGAGCGCGGGCGCAGCAACGGCCGCACCGGCCGGGAAACCCGCTGTGACCGGAGGGTCGGTCGCCCCGCTCGCCGTGGTCAACCTCGGCCTGACCACCACGGAGGCCAAGAAGGTCCAGCGTTGGCTGACGCTGCACTGGGGCTACAGCGGGGCGATCGACGGCCAGTTGGGCACCAACAGCTGGAAGGCGATGCAGCGCTGGCTGAAGGCCCAGTGGGGCTACACCGGCGCGATCGACGGCGTCGTCGGCGGCGGCACGGTCACGGCTCTGCAGTGGATGCTCAAGGCGAACTACGGCTATTCCGGCAGGGTCGACGGAATAGCCGGAGTGGGCACCCAGGCGGCGTTCAAGCGGTTCGCTAACGCCCGTTCCTGA
- a CDS encoding ATP-binding cassette domain-containing protein, with the protein MPDEALDKPAETAETAGSAGASDAPPPLVELVDVGKNYGNVRALDGVSLTVHPGEITCVLGDNGAGKSTLIKIVSGLHRHDGGTFRIDGEEVRLTSPRQALDRGIATVYQDLAVVPLMPVWRNFFLGSEPTLGRGPFRRLDAAAMRRTTREALLRMGIRLRDVDQPIGTLSGGERQSVAIARAVHFGARVLVLDEPTAALGVKQAGVVLRYVAAARDRGLGVVLITHNPHHAHLVGDRFVLLKRGTMAGSHLRDRITLEELTRQMAGGSELEQLGHELARTPATGPGDDTA; encoded by the coding sequence ATGCCGGACGAGGCGCTCGACAAACCGGCCGAGACGGCCGAGACGGCCGGGTCGGCGGGGGCGTCCGACGCGCCGCCCCCACTGGTCGAGCTGGTCGACGTCGGCAAGAACTACGGCAACGTCCGCGCCCTCGACGGGGTCTCCCTCACCGTCCACCCCGGTGAGATCACCTGTGTGCTCGGCGACAACGGTGCCGGCAAGTCCACCCTCATCAAGATCGTCTCCGGACTGCACCGGCACGACGGCGGCACCTTCCGCATCGACGGCGAGGAGGTCCGCCTCACCTCGCCCCGCCAGGCCCTCGACCGCGGCATCGCCACCGTCTACCAGGACCTGGCCGTCGTCCCGCTGATGCCGGTGTGGCGGAACTTCTTCCTCGGCTCCGAGCCCACGCTCGGCCGCGGCCCCTTCCGCCGCCTGGACGCCGCCGCCATGCGCCGCACCACCCGCGAGGCGCTGCTGCGCATGGGCATCCGCCTGCGCGACGTCGACCAGCCCATCGGCACCCTCTCCGGCGGCGAACGCCAGTCGGTGGCCATCGCCCGGGCCGTCCACTTCGGCGCCCGGGTGCTGGTCCTGGACGAGCCGACCGCCGCGCTCGGCGTCAAGCAGGCCGGGGTGGTCCTGCGGTACGTCGCCGCGGCCCGCGACCGGGGCCTGGGCGTCGTCCTGATCACCCACAACCCCCACCACGCCCACCTCGTCGGCGACCGGTTCGTCCTGCTCAAGCGCGGCACCATGGCCGGCAGCCACCTCCGCGACCGCATCACCCTGGAGGAGCTGACCCGCCAGATGGCCGGCGGCAGCGAACTGGAACAGCTCGGTCACGAACTGGCCCGCACCCCGGCGACGGGACCGGGCGACGACACCGCGTAA
- a CDS encoding ROK family glucokinase, with the protein MSTYRDRAHRGTARATVLRTVATRERRSYVSAPRVPTVGIDIGGTKVMAGVVDADGNILEKVRAETPDKSKSPKVVEDTIAELVLDLSDRHDVHAVGIGAAGWVDADRSRVLFAPHLAWRDEPLRDALTTRLAVPVMVDNDANTAAWGEWRFGAGRGEDHLVMITLGTGIGGAILENGQVKRGKYGVAGEFGHMQVVPGGHRCPCGNRGCWEQYSSGNALVREARELAAAESPVAYGIIDRVDGRVPDITGPLITELAREGDAMCTELLQEIGQWLGVGIANLAAALDPSCFVVGGGVSAADELLIGPARDAFRRHLTGRGYRPEARIVRAQLGPEAGMVGAADLARLVARRFRRANRRRVERYERAGVSLLPPRGWGVGR; encoded by the coding sequence ATGAGTACCTACCGCGACCGGGCGCACCGGGGCACAGCCAGGGCGACGGTGCTCAGGACCGTCGCCACCCGCGAACGGCGCTCGTACGTCTCCGCGCCACGGGTGCCCACGGTGGGCATCGACATCGGCGGTACGAAGGTGATGGCGGGCGTCGTCGACGCCGACGGCAACATCCTGGAGAAGGTCCGCGCCGAGACGCCCGACAAGTCCAAGAGCCCCAAGGTGGTCGAGGACACCATCGCCGAACTGGTCCTGGACCTCTCCGACCGCCACGACGTGCACGCCGTCGGCATCGGGGCGGCCGGCTGGGTGGACGCCGACCGCTCCCGGGTGCTGTTCGCCCCCCACCTGGCCTGGCGCGACGAGCCGCTGCGCGACGCCCTGACCACCCGTCTCGCCGTCCCCGTCATGGTCGACAACGACGCCAACACCGCCGCCTGGGGCGAGTGGCGCTTCGGTGCCGGCCGGGGCGAGGACCACCTGGTGATGATCACCCTGGGCACCGGCATCGGCGGCGCCATACTGGAGAACGGGCAGGTCAAACGCGGCAAGTACGGAGTCGCCGGGGAGTTCGGCCACATGCAGGTCGTTCCCGGCGGGCACCGCTGCCCCTGCGGCAACCGCGGCTGCTGGGAGCAGTACAGCTCCGGCAACGCCCTGGTCCGCGAGGCCCGCGAGCTGGCCGCCGCCGAGTCGCCCGTCGCCTACGGGATCATCGACCGGGTCGACGGCCGCGTACCCGACATCACCGGCCCGCTGATCACCGAGCTCGCCCGGGAGGGCGACGCGATGTGCACCGAGCTCCTCCAGGAGATCGGCCAGTGGCTCGGGGTCGGCATCGCCAATCTGGCCGCAGCCCTGGACCCCTCCTGCTTCGTCGTCGGCGGCGGGGTCAGCGCCGCCGACGAACTCCTCATCGGACCGGCCCGGGACGCCTTCCGCCGCCACCTCACCGGCCGCGGCTACCGTCCCGAGGCCCGTATCGTCCGCGCCCAGCTCGGCCCGGAGGCCGGCATGGTCGGCGCCGCCGACCTCGCCCGGCTGGTCGCCCGCCGCTTCCGCCGCGCCAACCGGCGCCGCGTGGAACGCTACGAGCGCGCCGGTGTCAGCCTGCTGCCGCCGCGCGGCTGGGGGGTCGGGCGGTGA
- a CDS encoding MBL fold metallo-hydrolase, which produces MELTKKGHACVRLHRDGRTLVIDPGAFSEEDAAVGADAILVTHEHPDHFDEGRLRAALEADPATEVWTLRSVAERLTAAFPGRVHTVGEGDAFTAAGFEVEVHGQLHAVIHPDIPRITNVGYAVGHDGGTVFHPGDALTVPDRPVDTLLLPVHAPWSKVAEVVDYLREVRPRVAYDVHDGLLSDLAHPVYGRLLGPDGPGVGGAEHVRLEPGQRVALPTARP; this is translated from the coding sequence ATGGAACTCACCAAGAAGGGCCACGCCTGCGTCCGCCTGCACCGCGACGGCCGCACCCTCGTCATCGATCCCGGTGCCTTCAGCGAGGAGGACGCCGCGGTCGGCGCCGACGCGATCCTGGTCACCCACGAGCACCCCGACCACTTCGACGAGGGCCGACTGCGCGCGGCGCTGGAGGCCGACCCCGCCACCGAGGTCTGGACCCTGCGCAGTGTCGCCGAGCGGCTCACCGCGGCCTTTCCCGGACGCGTCCACACCGTCGGCGAGGGGGACGCCTTCACCGCCGCCGGGTTCGAGGTGGAGGTCCACGGACAGTTGCACGCCGTGATCCACCCCGACATCCCGCGCATCACCAACGTCGGCTACGCCGTCGGGCACGACGGCGGCACGGTCTTCCACCCCGGTGACGCGTTGACCGTCCCCGACCGGCCCGTCGACACCCTGCTGCTGCCCGTGCACGCCCCCTGGAGCAAGGTCGCCGAGGTCGTCGACTACCTCCGCGAGGTACGGCCGCGGGTGGCCTACGACGTCCACGACGGACTGCTGTCGGACCTCGCGCACCCCGTCTACGGTCGGCTGCTCGGCCCGGACGGCCCCGGGGTCGGCGGTGCCGAGCACGTGCGGCTGGAACCCGGGCAGCGCGTCGCCCTGCCGACGGCCCGGCCCTGA